A region of Burkholderiales bacterium JOSHI_001 DNA encodes the following proteins:
- a CDS encoding rarD protein (PFAM: EamA-like transporter family~TIGRFAM: rarD protein~manually curated), with product MHSGVLAAMAAYIWWGLFPIYIKQIQQAGALEIVLHRGVWSLVFMALLLTAWRRWAWLPAALRSPRTMGVFALSTLLVSANWLLYVWAVNAHRVLDASLGYFINPLLNVALGYFVLHERPRPLQWLAVGLAAAGVLWLTVAAGALPWVSLGLAGSFGLYGLLRKTAPLGPAEGLALETLLLALVGGPLLWWLGGTTGNAFAQGDWVLRAWLVAAGPITAVPLLLFAYGARRITLATLGLLQYLGPSIQFGLGVWLYHEPFNPTRALGFAIIWLALLVYSAESLLRMRRAATANAPA from the coding sequence ATGCACTCCGGCGTTCTTGCCGCCATGGCGGCCTACATCTGGTGGGGCTTGTTTCCCATCTACATCAAACAGATCCAGCAGGCCGGTGCGCTGGAAATCGTGCTGCACCGGGGCGTGTGGTCGCTGGTGTTCATGGCCCTGCTGCTGACCGCCTGGCGGCGCTGGGCCTGGCTGCCGGCGGCGCTGCGTTCGCCTCGCACCATGGGGGTGTTCGCGCTGTCCACGCTGCTGGTGTCGGCCAACTGGCTGCTGTATGTGTGGGCGGTGAACGCACACCGGGTGCTGGACGCCAGCCTGGGCTACTTCATCAACCCGCTGCTGAACGTGGCGCTGGGCTACTTCGTGCTGCATGAACGCCCGCGGCCCCTGCAATGGCTGGCGGTGGGCCTGGCCGCGGCCGGGGTGCTGTGGCTGACCGTGGCGGCCGGCGCGCTGCCCTGGGTGTCGCTGGGGCTGGCGGGCAGCTTCGGGCTGTATGGCCTGCTGCGCAAGACCGCCCCGCTGGGCCCGGCCGAGGGCCTGGCGCTGGAGACCCTGTTGCTGGCGCTGGTGGGCGGGCCGCTGCTGTGGTGGCTGGGCGGCACCACCGGCAATGCCTTCGCCCAGGGCGACTGGGTCCTGAGGGCCTGGCTGGTGGCCGCCGGGCCCATCACCGCGGTGCCGCTGCTGCTGTTCGCCTATGGCGCGCGGCGCATCACGCTGGCCACGCTGGGGCTGTTGCAGTACCTGGGCCCTTCGATTCAATTCGGTCTGGGCGTTTGGCTGTACCACGAGCCCTTCAACCCGACGCGGGCGCTGGGCTTCGCCATCATCTGGCTGGCCTTGCTGGTGTACAGCGCTGAGAGCCTGCTGCGCATGCGCCGCGCGGCCACGGCCAATGCACCGGCCTGA
- a CDS encoding 2-C-methyl-D-erythritol 2,4-cyclodiphosphate synthase (PFAM: YgbB family; Uncharacterized protein family UPF0007~TIGRFAM: 2-C-methyl-D-erythritol 4-phosphate cytidylyltransferase; 2-C-methyl-D-erythritol 2,4-cyclodiphosphate synthase), with amino-acid sequence MAPSRRDAPRCFALVPCAGVGQRAGVGGPKQYAPVGGQPMVGRTLQALGRVKRLAAVLVVLAPDDKQFEVRLPGFGGEGQWLARCGGASRAETVFKGLAELQARGAAAHDWVLVHDAARCLVQPEWVDALIDACADDEVGGLLALPLADTLKQEADGRVAATVSRAGKWAAQTPQMFRLGLLQAALRQAGAEVTDEASAVEALGHAPKLVRGHARNLKVTWPEDFALAEALLADAPKENPMPPPLPTLRIGEGWDTHQLVTGRPLLLGGVNIPHDKGLLGHSDADALLHAITDALFGAAGLGDIGRHFSDTDAAYAGADSHALLAEAAKRVRAAGWAIVNVDATIVAQAPKMAPHIPAMRERIAQALGVDLACVNVKAKTAEKMGPVGEGRAIEARAVCLLSAAG; translated from the coding sequence ATGGCCCCTTCCCGCCGCGATGCACCACGCTGTTTTGCCTTGGTTCCGTGCGCGGGCGTGGGCCAGCGTGCCGGCGTGGGCGGGCCCAAGCAGTACGCGCCGGTGGGGGGCCAGCCCATGGTGGGTCGCACCTTGCAGGCCCTGGGCCGCGTGAAGCGCCTGGCCGCCGTGCTGGTGGTGCTGGCCCCGGACGACAAGCAGTTTGAAGTTCGGTTGCCGGGCTTTGGTGGAGAAGGGCAGTGGTTGGCGCGCTGCGGCGGTGCCAGCCGGGCTGAAACCGTGTTCAAGGGCCTGGCCGAGTTGCAGGCCCGCGGGGCCGCGGCGCACGACTGGGTGCTGGTGCACGACGCCGCGCGCTGCCTGGTTCAGCCCGAGTGGGTGGACGCCCTGATCGACGCCTGTGCCGACGACGAGGTGGGCGGCCTGCTGGCGCTGCCCCTGGCCGACACCCTGAAGCAGGAAGCGGATGGCCGTGTGGCGGCCACCGTGTCACGCGCCGGCAAATGGGCCGCGCAAACGCCGCAGATGTTCCGCCTGGGCCTGCTGCAGGCCGCGCTGCGCCAGGCCGGTGCCGAAGTGACCGATGAAGCCAGCGCCGTGGAAGCCCTGGGCCACGCCCCGAAACTGGTGCGCGGCCATGCCCGCAACCTGAAAGTGACCTGGCCCGAAGACTTTGCGCTGGCCGAAGCGCTGCTGGCCGACGCCCCCAAGGAGAACCCCATGCCGCCGCCCCTGCCCACGCTGCGCATCGGAGAAGGCTGGGACACCCATCAGCTGGTGACCGGCCGGCCGCTGTTGCTGGGGGGCGTGAACATCCCGCACGACAAGGGGCTGCTCGGGCACTCGGACGCCGACGCGCTGCTGCACGCCATCACCGACGCGCTGTTCGGCGCCGCCGGCCTGGGTGACATAGGCCGGCATTTTTCCGACACCGACGCGGCCTACGCCGGGGCCGATTCGCATGCGCTGCTGGCCGAAGCGGCGAAGCGCGTGCGCGCCGCCGGCTGGGCCATCGTGAACGTGGACGCCACCATCGTGGCCCAGGCGCCCAAGATGGCGCCGCACATCCCGGCCATGCGCGAGCGCATCGCGCAGGCGCTGGGCGTGGACCTGGCCTGCGTCAACGTGAAGGCCAAGACGGCCGAGAAGATGGGACCGGTGGGCGAGGGCCGCGCCATCGAGGCGCGGGCGGTCTGCCTGCTCAGCGCCGCCGGCTGA
- a CDS encoding transcription-repair coupling factor Mfd (PFAM: Helicase conserved C-terminal domain; TRCF domain; CarD-like/TRCF domain; DEAD/DEAH box helicase~TIGRFAM: transcription-repair coupling factor (mfd)), translating into MHFWRPMQLPSIAPAKRFTLPRPVGSADALLLARWAEKHKAQQQLLAVVCAEPADAQRLADELPFFVPGLRVAVFPDWETLPYDSFSPHQDLVSERLATLWRVLQKPEQRDVDVLLLPATTALTRLAPPSFLAGTTFNFKQKSRLDEAGLKAQLTLAGYSHVSQVVSPGEYAVRGGLIDLFPMGSNVPYRVDLFDNEVDSIRTFDPDTQRSLYPVPEVRLLPGREFPMDDSARQKFRQRWREKLDGDPTKSRIYKDIAQGIASAGIEYYLPLFFDDTATLFDYLGATAQLVLHGEVDAALQHFWGETKERHRFLQHDPERPILAPEQICLSPEGFFVLAGTLPTLSLRGNEAVDWARPLPDISVDRGATEPLAALQKHLDATPHRVLLVAESEGRRESLLELLRDHKIHVPSVASLAEFDGGDERVAITAAPLAAGFFWHEPQDGRATQFFTETELFAAAPAARRKRRQQEAVSDVDALIKDLSELGVGDPVVHSNHGIGRYRGLINIDLGDGPSEFLHLEYADAATLYVPVSQLHLISRYTGVSAEEAPLHKLGSPQWDKAKRRAAEQVRDTAAELLNLYARRAAREGHAHRFTPHDYEAFATSFGFEETPDQRAAIHAVIQDMVSPRPMDRLVCGDVGFGKTEVALRAAFVAVSAGKQVAILAPTTLLAEQHFQTIADRFGKWPVKVAELSRFRTPKEVAAALEGMKDGSIDIVVGTHKLLSKDIHFKRLGLLVIDEEHRFGVRHKEAIKALRAEVDVLTLTATPIPRTLGMALEGLRDLSVIATAPQRRLAIKTFVRNEGNSVIREAVLRELKRGGQVYFLHNEVETIENRRQKLIELIPEAHIAVAHGQMPERELERVMREFVAQRHNVLLCSTIIETGIDVASANTIVITRADKFGLAQLHQLRGRVGRSHHQAYAYLMVPDVQGLTKQAQQRLDAIQSMEELGSGFYLAMHDLEIRGAGEVLGEHQSGNLMEVGFQLYNEMLSEAVRALKAGREPDLLSPLAATTEINLHAPALLPDAYCGDVHTRLSLYKRLASAEKPEQLDLLLEEITDRFGKLPTQGQTLFDTHRLRVQAKPYGVVKIDANPKLMNISFRPNPPVDAARIIELVQKNKFIKLAGNERLRIDREIAEPRERAQYLRDVLRALGQPLAT; encoded by the coding sequence ATGCATTTCTGGCGCCCCATGCAACTGCCCTCCATCGCCCCTGCCAAACGCTTCACCCTGCCGCGCCCCGTGGGCTCGGCCGACGCGCTGCTGCTGGCGCGCTGGGCCGAAAAGCACAAGGCGCAGCAACAGCTGCTGGCCGTCGTCTGCGCCGAACCGGCCGACGCCCAGCGCCTGGCCGACGAACTGCCGTTTTTCGTGCCCGGCCTGCGCGTGGCGGTGTTCCCCGACTGGGAAACCCTGCCCTACGACAGCTTCTCGCCGCACCAGGACCTGGTGAGCGAACGCCTGGCCACGCTGTGGCGGGTGCTGCAAAAGCCCGAACAGCGGGATGTGGACGTGCTGCTGCTGCCGGCCACCACCGCGCTGACGCGCCTGGCGCCGCCCAGTTTCCTGGCCGGCACCACCTTCAACTTCAAGCAGAAGTCCCGGCTGGACGAAGCCGGGCTGAAGGCCCAATTGACGCTGGCCGGCTACAGCCATGTCAGCCAGGTGGTGAGCCCGGGCGAATATGCGGTGCGCGGCGGCCTGATCGACCTCTTCCCCATGGGCTCGAACGTGCCCTACCGGGTGGACCTGTTCGACAACGAGGTCGATTCCATCCGCACCTTCGACCCCGACACCCAGCGCAGCCTGTACCCGGTGCCCGAGGTGCGCCTGCTGCCCGGGCGCGAATTCCCGATGGACGACAGCGCGCGGCAGAAATTCCGCCAGCGCTGGCGCGAAAAGCTCGACGGCGACCCCACCAAGAGCCGCATCTACAAGGACATCGCGCAGGGCATTGCCAGCGCGGGCATCGAGTACTACCTGCCCCTGTTCTTCGACGACACGGCCACGCTGTTCGACTACCTGGGCGCCACCGCCCAGCTGGTACTGCACGGCGAGGTGGACGCCGCCTTGCAGCACTTCTGGGGCGAGACCAAGGAACGCCACCGCTTCCTGCAGCACGACCCCGAGCGGCCCATCCTGGCGCCGGAGCAGATCTGCCTGTCGCCCGAGGGCTTCTTTGTCTTGGCCGGCACCTTGCCCACGCTGTCCTTGCGCGGCAACGAGGCGGTGGATTGGGCCAGGCCGCTGCCCGACATCAGCGTGGACCGCGGCGCCACCGAACCGCTGGCCGCGCTGCAGAAGCACCTGGACGCCACGCCGCACCGCGTGCTGCTGGTGGCCGAAAGCGAAGGCCGGCGCGAAAGCCTGCTGGAACTGCTGCGCGACCACAAGATCCACGTGCCCAGCGTGGCCAGCCTGGCGGAATTCGACGGCGGCGACGAGCGGGTGGCCATCACCGCCGCGCCGCTGGCTGCGGGCTTCTTCTGGCACGAACCCCAGGACGGCCGCGCCACCCAGTTCTTCACCGAAACCGAACTCTTCGCCGCCGCGCCGGCGGCGCGCCGCAAGCGCCGCCAGCAGGAAGCCGTCAGCGACGTCGATGCGCTGATCAAGGACCTGTCCGAGCTGGGCGTGGGCGACCCGGTGGTGCACAGCAACCACGGCATCGGGCGCTACCGGGGCCTGATCAACATCGATCTCGGCGATGGGCCGTCGGAGTTCCTGCACCTGGAGTACGCCGACGCCGCCACGCTGTACGTGCCGGTGTCGCAGTTGCACCTGATCAGCCGCTACACCGGCGTCAGCGCCGAAGAGGCGCCGCTGCACAAGCTGGGCTCGCCGCAGTGGGACAAGGCCAAGCGCCGCGCCGCCGAGCAGGTGCGTGACACCGCGGCCGAACTGCTGAACCTGTACGCCCGCCGCGCCGCGCGCGAAGGCCATGCCCACCGCTTCACGCCGCACGACTACGAGGCCTTCGCCACCAGCTTTGGCTTCGAGGAAACCCCGGACCAGCGCGCCGCCATCCACGCGGTGATCCAGGACATGGTCTCGCCGCGCCCCATGGACCGCCTGGTCTGCGGCGACGTGGGCTTCGGCAAGACCGAGGTCGCGCTGCGCGCGGCCTTCGTCGCGGTGAGCGCCGGCAAGCAGGTCGCCATCCTGGCGCCCACCACGCTGCTGGCTGAGCAGCATTTCCAGACCATCGCCGACCGCTTCGGCAAGTGGCCGGTGAAGGTGGCCGAGCTGTCGCGCTTTCGCACGCCCAAGGAAGTGGCTGCGGCGCTGGAAGGCATGAAGGACGGCAGCATCGACATCGTGGTGGGCACCCACAAGCTGCTGAGCAAAGACATCCACTTCAAGCGCCTGGGCCTGCTGGTCATCGACGAGGAACACCGCTTCGGCGTGCGCCACAAGGAAGCCATCAAGGCCCTGCGCGCCGAGGTGGATGTGCTCACGCTCACCGCCACGCCCATCCCACGCACGCTGGGCATGGCGCTGGAGGGCCTGCGCGACCTGTCGGTCATCGCCACCGCGCCGCAGCGCCGCCTGGCGATCAAGACCTTCGTGCGCAACGAAGGCAATTCGGTCATCCGCGAAGCGGTGCTGCGCGAGCTGAAGCGCGGCGGGCAGGTGTACTTCCTGCACAACGAAGTGGAAACCATCGAGAACCGGCGGCAGAAGCTGATCGAGCTGATCCCCGAGGCCCACATCGCCGTGGCCCACGGCCAGATGCCCGAGCGGGAACTGGAACGCGTGATGCGCGAGTTCGTGGCCCAGCGCCACAACGTGCTGCTGTGTTCCACCATCATCGAAACCGGCATCGACGTGGCCAGCGCCAACACCATCGTCATCACCCGAGCCGACAAGTTCGGCCTGGCCCAACTGCACCAACTGCGCGGCCGCGTGGGCCGCAGCCACCACCAGGCCTATGCCTACCTGATGGTGCCGGACGTGCAAGGCCTGACCAAGCAGGCCCAGCAGCGGCTGGACGCCATCCAGAGCATGGAAGAGCTGGGCTCGGGCTTCTACCTCGCCATGCACGACCTGGAAATCCGCGGCGCTGGCGAGGTGCTCGGCGAGCACCAGAGCGGCAACCTGATGGAAGTGGGCTTCCAGCTGTACAACGAAATGCTGTCCGAAGCCGTGCGCGCGCTGAAGGCCGGGCGCGAGCCCGACCTGCTGTCGCCCCTGGCAGCCACCACCGAGATCAACCTGCACGCCCCCGCCCTGCTGCCCGACGCCTACTGCGGCGACGTGCACACGCGGCTTTCGCTCTACAAGCGGCTTGCCAGCGCCGAGAAGCCCGAACAGCTGGACCTGCTGCTGGAAGAAATCACCGACCGCTTCGGCAAGCTGCCCACCCAGGGCCAGACCCTGTTCGACACCCACCGCCTGCGTGTGCAGGCCAAGCCCTATGGCGTGGTGAAGATCGACGCCAACCCCAAGCTGATGAACATCAGCTTCCGGCCCAACCCGCCGGTGGACGCGGCCCGCATCATTGAACTGGTACAGAAAAACAAGTTCATCAAGCTGGCCGGCAACGAGCGCCTGCGCATCGACCGCGAGATCGCCGAGCCACGCGAGCGGGCCCAGTACCTGCGTGACGTACTGCGCGCGCTGGGCCAGCCCCTGGCCACCTGA
- a CDS encoding methyl-accepting chemotaxis protein (PFAM: HAMP domain; Methyl-accepting chemotaxis protein (MCP) signaling domain), which produces MIDLLRRISLCNRVLYLSFGMAALLLGIGGYGATRLQAGNDPAAAMAVLVIATGGASLGVFLGWMMRLSIKDPVEDTIQAMIRIAHGDLETKVSSPGRDEISWLRSEMNGMRKKLRTMVLEVRSSVDSVATAADEIARGNSDLSARTESQAAALQQTSSSMNHLADTVRSNAQHASGASDEVRQASDVAQRGGKLMSDVEKRMQDIHTSANRINEIIGVIDGIAFQTNILALNAAVEAARAGEQGRGFAVVAAEVRSLAQRCAAAAREVKTLIGDSSDKVDAGAALVGEAGKTMQELLQRISRVSGMVTDIAHAGSSQSDGIGQVHAAVAQIDDVTQQNAALVEEAAAAAQSLREQAGRLSQTMSAFQVVA; this is translated from the coding sequence GTGATTGATCTGCTGCGCCGCATCAGCCTGTGCAACCGGGTGCTGTACCTGTCCTTTGGCATGGCCGCCCTGTTGCTGGGCATCGGGGGCTACGGGGCCACCCGGCTGCAGGCTGGCAACGACCCCGCCGCCGCCATGGCGGTGCTGGTCATCGCCACGGGCGGTGCCAGCCTGGGTGTGTTCCTGGGTTGGATGATGCGCCTGAGCATCAAGGACCCGGTCGAGGACACCATCCAGGCCATGATCCGCATCGCCCACGGCGACCTGGAAACCAAGGTCAGTTCGCCCGGACGCGACGAGATCTCCTGGCTGCGCTCGGAAATGAACGGCATGCGCAAGAAGCTGCGCACCATGGTGCTGGAAGTGCGTTCCTCGGTGGACAGCGTGGCCACCGCAGCGGATGAAATTGCCCGCGGCAACAGCGACCTGTCGGCCCGCACCGAAAGCCAGGCTGCGGCCCTGCAGCAGACCAGCAGTTCCATGAACCACTTGGCCGACACCGTGCGCAGCAACGCCCAGCACGCCAGCGGCGCCAGCGACGAAGTGCGCCAGGCCAGCGACGTGGCCCAGCGCGGCGGCAAGCTGATGTCCGACGTGGAGAAGCGCATGCAGGACATCCACACCAGCGCCAACCGCATCAATGAAATCATCGGCGTCATCGATGGCATCGCCTTCCAGACCAACATCCTGGCGCTGAACGCCGCTGTGGAAGCCGCGCGCGCAGGCGAACAGGGCCGCGGCTTCGCCGTGGTGGCGGCCGAGGTGCGCAGCCTGGCCCAGCGATGCGCCGCCGCCGCGCGCGAAGTGAAGACGCTGATCGGGGATTCCTCCGACAAGGTGGACGCCGGCGCAGCCCTGGTGGGCGAAGCGGGCAAGACCATGCAGGAGCTGCTGCAGCGCATCTCCCGCGTGTCCGGCATGGTGACCGACATCGCCCACGCCGGCAGTTCGCAGAGCGACGGCATCGGCCAGGTGCACGCCGCGGTGGCCCAGATCGACGATGTGACCCAGCAGAACGCCGCCCTGGTGGAAGAAGCCGCCGCAGCGGCGCAAAGCCTGCGCGAGCAGGCCGGCCGGCTGAGCCAGACCATGTCGGCATTCCAGGTCGTGGCCTGA
- a CDS encoding phosphoserine phosphatase SerB (PFAM: haloacid dehalogenase-like hydrolase~TIGRFAM: Haloacid Dehalogenase superfamily, subfamily IB, phosphoserine phosphatase-like; phosphoserine phosphatase SerB), which translates to MAATEISPGLFVRGFTPPLTLADYKLVAFDMDSTLINIECVDEIAAAAGRKEEVAAITEAAMRGEITDYKDSLRRRVALLAGVPESALQQVYDQRLQLNPGVEAFVQACQRAGLKTLLVSGGFTFFSERVRQRLGLDFARANTLGTFNGRLTGTLFDRPWGDICDGAEKRRVLLEVCELMGIDTAQAIAVGDGANDLPMMGVAGLSIAFHGKPAVREQAMVSIEQGGMDRALEVLATG; encoded by the coding sequence ATGGCCGCCACCGAAATCTCCCCCGGGCTGTTCGTCCGAGGCTTCACCCCGCCGCTGACACTGGCCGACTACAAGCTGGTGGCCTTCGACATGGACTCCACGCTGATCAACATCGAGTGCGTGGACGAAATCGCCGCCGCCGCCGGCCGCAAGGAAGAAGTGGCGGCCATCACCGAAGCCGCCATGCGCGGCGAGATCACCGACTACAAGGACAGCCTGCGCCGCCGCGTGGCCCTGCTGGCGGGTGTGCCGGAAAGTGCTTTGCAGCAGGTCTATGACCAGCGCCTGCAACTGAACCCGGGCGTGGAAGCCTTCGTGCAGGCCTGCCAGCGCGCCGGGCTGAAAACCCTGCTGGTGTCCGGTGGCTTCACCTTTTTCAGCGAACGGGTGCGGCAGCGCCTGGGCCTGGACTTCGCGCGCGCCAACACCCTGGGCACCTTCAACGGCCGGCTCACCGGCACCCTGTTCGACCGCCCCTGGGGCGACATCTGCGACGGCGCCGAAAAGCGCCGCGTGCTCCTGGAAGTGTGCGAACTGATGGGCATTGACACCGCCCAGGCCATCGCCGTGGGCGACGGGGCCAACGACCTGCCGATGATGGGCGTGGCCGGCCTGTCCATCGCCTTCCACGGCAAACCAGCGGTGCGCGAACAAGCCATGGTGTCCATTGAACAAGGCGGCATGGACCGCGCGCTGGAAGTGCTGGCCACGGGCTGA
- a CDS encoding pyridoxal-phosphate dependent TrpB-like enzyme (PFAM: Pyridoxal-phosphate dependent enzyme~TIGRFAM: pyridoxal-phosphate dependent TrpB-like enzyme), protein MAQATKYLLDESRMPTHWYNIAADLPVPLPPVLHPGKMQPVGPDDLAPLFPMELIMQEVSTEREIAIPEPVRDVFKLWRPAPLFRAHRLEKALGTPAKIYYKYEGVSPAGSHKPNTAIPQAWYNAQAGIKKLTTETGAGQWGSSLSFAGSLFGLDVTVFQVRVSYDQKPYRRALMETYGATCIASPSNMTNSGRAILQANPDHPGSLGIAISEAVEIAATNDDTKYALGSVLNHVLLHQTIVGQEAMLQLEMAGDDPDVIVGCTGGGSNFAGIVTPFLGQQLRGKGKTKQRRIVAVEPAACPSLTRGKYAYDFGDTAHLTPLTKMHTLGSTFTPPGFHAGGLRYHGMAPLVSHLKELGLIEATAYHQVACFEAGVTFARAEGIVPAPEANHAVKGAIEEALRCKREGKSEVILFNLCGHGHFDMMAYQNYFAGKLTDQSYSEAELAMALSGLPSVPA, encoded by the coding sequence ATGGCCCAGGCCACCAAGTACCTGCTGGACGAAAGCAGGATGCCCACCCACTGGTACAACATCGCGGCCGACCTGCCGGTGCCGCTGCCGCCGGTGCTGCACCCGGGCAAGATGCAGCCGGTGGGCCCGGACGACCTGGCGCCGTTGTTCCCGATGGAACTCATCATGCAAGAGGTGAGCACCGAGCGCGAAATCGCCATTCCCGAGCCGGTGCGCGATGTGTTCAAGCTCTGGCGCCCCGCCCCGCTGTTCCGCGCCCACCGGCTGGAAAAGGCCCTGGGCACGCCGGCGAAGATCTACTACAAGTACGAAGGCGTGTCGCCGGCCGGCAGCCACAAGCCGAACACCGCCATCCCTCAGGCCTGGTACAACGCCCAGGCCGGCATCAAGAAGCTCACCACCGAAACCGGCGCCGGCCAGTGGGGCTCGTCGCTGTCCTTCGCCGGCAGCTTGTTCGGGCTGGACGTCACCGTGTTCCAGGTGCGCGTGTCCTACGACCAGAAGCCCTACCGCCGCGCGCTGATGGAAACCTACGGCGCCACCTGCATCGCCAGCCCCAGCAACATGACGAACTCGGGCCGGGCCATCCTGCAGGCCAACCCCGACCACCCGGGCAGCCTGGGCATCGCCATCTCCGAAGCGGTGGAAATTGCCGCCACGAACGACGACACCAAGTACGCGCTGGGCTCGGTGCTGAACCACGTGCTGCTGCACCAGACCATCGTCGGCCAGGAAGCCATGCTGCAGCTGGAAATGGCCGGCGACGACCCCGACGTCATCGTCGGCTGCACCGGCGGCGGCAGCAACTTCGCCGGCATCGTCACGCCCTTCCTGGGCCAGCAGTTGCGCGGCAAGGGCAAGACCAAGCAGCGCCGCATCGTGGCGGTGGAGCCGGCCGCCTGCCCCAGCCTGACCCGCGGCAAGTACGCCTACGACTTCGGCGACACCGCCCACCTGACCCCGCTGACCAAGATGCACACCCTCGGCAGCACCTTCACGCCGCCGGGATTCCACGCCGGGGGCCTGCGCTACCACGGCATGGCGCCGCTGGTCAGCCACCTGAAGGAGTTGGGCCTGATCGAAGCCACCGCCTACCACCAGGTGGCCTGCTTCGAAGCCGGCGTCACCTTCGCCCGGGCCGAAGGCATCGTGCCGGCGCCCGAGGCCAACCACGCGGTGAAGGGCGCCATCGAAGAAGCGCTTCGTTGCAAGCGCGAGGGCAAGAGCGAGGTCATCCTGTTCAACCTGTGCGGCCACGGCCACTTCGACATGATGGCCTACCAGAACTACTTCGCCGGCAAGCTGACCGACCAGAGCTACAGCGAGGCCGAACTGGCCATGGCACTGTCGGGGCTGCCGTCGGTGCCGGCCTGA
- a CDS encoding putative membrane protein (PFAM: Transglycosylase associated protein): MSYVWMALVGFVVGLVARAVLPGTQNVGLILTAVLGIAGSFVAGFLGQAVGWYSAGQGPGFIGSVVGAVLLLLIYSKVAGPKGGDSSTG; the protein is encoded by the coding sequence ATGAGTTACGTTTGGATGGCGTTGGTGGGTTTCGTGGTGGGGCTGGTGGCGCGCGCCGTGCTGCCGGGCACACAGAACGTGGGGCTCATCCTCACCGCGGTGCTGGGCATCGCCGGTTCGTTCGTCGCCGGGTTCCTGGGCCAGGCCGTGGGTTGGTACAGCGCCGGCCAGGGCCCGGGCTTCATCGGTTCGGTGGTGGGGGCCGTGCTCTTGCTTCTCATTTACAGCAAGGTGGCTGGCCCCAAGGGCGGTGACAGCAGCACAGGCTGA